In one window of Bradyrhizobium sp. AZCC 1721 DNA:
- the grpE gene encoding nucleotide exchange factor GrpE — protein sequence MTDPNRPSDDGAQPANQTGEPVVSKPYIMPDDPEDGSVEALTKEAAGARDKMLRTLAEMENLRKRTAKEVADARAYGITGFARDILEIADNLQRALDAMPAETKATADPALKAFIEGVELTERSLLNTLEKNGVKKFDPSGEKFDPNFQQAMYEVPDPSVPAGTVVQVVQAGFMIGERILRPALVGVSKGGAKAAPAANNEPNSAA from the coding sequence ATGACCGATCCCAACCGGCCGAGTGACGACGGGGCACAACCCGCCAACCAGACCGGCGAGCCCGTGGTCTCAAAACCCTACATCATGCCCGACGATCCCGAGGATGGATCGGTCGAGGCGTTGACGAAGGAAGCGGCGGGAGCGCGCGACAAGATGCTGCGCACGCTGGCTGAGATGGAAAACCTGCGCAAGCGCACCGCCAAGGAAGTCGCCGACGCGCGCGCCTACGGCATCACCGGCTTCGCCCGCGACATTCTCGAAATCGCCGACAATCTGCAGCGCGCGCTCGATGCCATGCCGGCCGAGACCAAGGCCACCGCCGATCCGGCGCTGAAGGCGTTCATCGAAGGCGTCGAGTTGACCGAGCGCTCGCTGCTGAACACGCTGGAGAAGAACGGCGTCAAGAAGTTCGATCCATCGGGCGAGAAGTTCGATCCCAATTTCCAGCAGGCGATGTACGAAGTGCCCGATCCGTCCGTTCCCGCAGGGACGGTGGTTCAGGTCGTGCAGGCCGGCTTCATGATCGGCGAACGCATACTGCGCCCGGCGCTGGTCGGCGTGTCGAAGGGCGGCGCCAAGGCGGCACCGGCCGCCAACAATGAGCCGAACAGCGCGGCGTAA